The nucleotide sequence ATGAGCTCCGCCTGTGCGTCCTCATCGAAGAGCTTGAGGAACTCATCCACCGTGATGGGATGATCTGCACACTGCACATCCGCCTCGATCTTGAAAATCTGAAGCGATGAGCTCATCCGGAAATCCCTCCCAGGTTCGGGGACGGTGTGACCGTCCCCGAAAATGTCAGACGGTTACCGGTATCCTCTCAAATCTGATGTATTCGGGCAGCGGGTCTCCGATGAGCGGAAGGGCGTATTCATAGAATTTCTCCGTGACGAAGTTGCCCTCCTCGTTGATGAACTCGTCGGGGACCTTCTTCTCGGCGTTGGCGACATAATCCAGATCTACGGTGCCGGTGGTGCATCTATACGGATGGTTCGACTCGCGCACCAGCGAGACCATCTTATCGGTGACGCCCTCCACGGCCAGCTCCACCGCCTTGGCGCCCGCCATATACGCCTCCTCCAGATCGGTCCGGGAGGCCAGGAGTATGGAGGAACGTTGGATCGTGCCGGGCTTATCGAACCGGGCTTTGATCTTCAGTTCAGTGGCGATCAGATCACATAGATACGCCGCCACTCCTCCCAGCTGTTTGTGTCCGAACTTGTCCACGTCAACGGCGCGGCCGGAAGCGACGAGATATTCACCCTTTTCGTCCTTCAACCCCTCGCAGACGGTGATCAGACAGTATCCCAGTTTGCTGTAGACCCTATCCACATCCGCCAGGAATTTCTCCCTGTCAAACACCCTTTCGGGCAGATAGATGAGATGTGGGGCGCTATCCTCGGAATCCCTGGCCAAAGCGGTCGAGGCGGTGATCCATCCGGCGTTACGGCCCATGGTCTCGATGATCTTAACGTTATCCACCACCCCTATCGCCTCGGTGTCCCTGCCGGCATCCTTCGTGGCCATGGCGTTCCATCTGGCGACGGAGCCATACCCTGGACAGTGATCTGTT is from Candidatus Poribacteria bacterium and encodes:
- a CDS encoding 6-phosphofructokinase, whose product is MAGKLKGNLIVGQSGGPTAVINSSLCGVIQEAFRHDEIQNIYGMVHGILGVLNEDLIDLRRQDPRVIEGLKRTPSAALGSCRYKLTEEDYGKVLEVFKKYNIRYFIYIGGNDSMDTAHKVGELAKKEGYELRCMGVPKTVDNDLAGTDHCPGYGSVARWNAMATKDAGRDTEAIGVVDNVKIIETMGRNAGWITASTALARDSEDSAPHLIYLPERVFDREKFLADVDRVYSKLGYCLITVCEGLKDEKGEYLVASGRAVDVDKFGHKQLGGVAAYLCDLIATELKIKARFDKPGTIQRSSILLASRTDLEEAYMAGAKAVELAVEGVTDKMVSLVRESNHPYRCTTGTVDLDYVANAEKKVPDEFINEEGNFVTEKFYEYALPLIGDPLPEYIRFERIPVTV